Proteins from one Cryptomeria japonica chromosome 4, Sugi_1.0, whole genome shotgun sequence genomic window:
- the LOC131047708 gene encoding uncharacterized protein LOC131047708: MHFFFIYPGFPVGPAAGYGGFFGADLYSQWRVLPTTVLPDGDPSLNSKILNAYSRGSSRRMPCPSSRRLPVALKTLKIGENEQLKHGNKAESPRSPCFDYLPFYDRVIGADDDNERKIGADDDNFHLLTANSSAGSNGLWDPRSFVVGKEENPVF, from the coding sequence ATGCATTTTTTCTTCATATACCCAGGGTTCCCTGTAGGACCGGCGGCTGGGTATGGCGGCTTCTTTGGAGCAGATCTTTATTCGCAGTGGCGAGTCTTGCCCACCACAGTCCTACCTGACGGCGATCCGTCTCTGAACAGCAAAATACTGAACGCATACTCGCGTGGATCTTCCCGCCGCATGCCATGCCCCTCTTCACGGCGGCTTCCGGTCGCTCTCAAAACCCTAAAGATCGGGGAAAATGAGCAGCTCAAGCATGGCAATAAAGCAGAGAGCCCTCGCAGCCCCTGCTTCGATTATTTGCCGTTTTATGACCGGGTGATCGGCGCTGATGATGACAATGAACGTAAGATCGGCGCTGATGATGACAATTTTCATCTTTTGACGGCAAATAGCTCTGCAGGAAGTAATGGCTTATGGGATCCTCGATCGTTCGTCGTCGGGAAAGAAGAAAATCCTGTCTTCTGA